The segment CGCCGTCGGTGCGCGGCATCCGGTCCTACCCGACGGTGCGTGACATCCCCGACCCCGTCGACCTCGCCGTGATCGCGGTGCCCGCCGCGGGGATCGACCAGGTGCTCGACGACTGTCTCGCCAAGGGCGTCCGCACCCTGGTGGTGGTGTCCGCGGGCTTCGGCGAACGCGGGACGGCCGGCCTGGAGAACGAGAAGAGGCTCGCCGAGCAGGTGCGTCAGCACGGGATGCGACTGGTGGGGCCGAACGCGCTCGGCGTGGTGAACAACCATCACGAGATCGCACTCAACGCATCCCTCGCCCCGCGGATCCCCGGCGCCGGACGCGTCGGCTTCTTCTGCCAGTCGGGCGCCCTCGGCATCGCGATCCTCGACACCGCCGCGCATCGCCAGCTCGGCCTCTCGACCTTCGTCTCGGCGGGCAACCGCGCCGACGTCTCCGGCAACGACGTGCTCCAGTACTGGGACACCGATGACGACACCGACGTGGTCCTCCTGTATCTGGAGAGCTTCGGCAACCCCCGCAAGTTCGGTCGCATCGCGCGCCGCGTGGCGTCGAAGAAGCCGATCGTGGCGATCAAGTCGGGCAGCGGCGCCATGTCGCCGACACACGTGCAGCGCACCGGTCCGGTCCGCGACGACCGGATCGCGCAGATGGTGCTGGAACAGGCCGGGGTGATCCAGGTCGAGACCATCGCCGAACTCTTCGACTGCGCGACCGTGCTGGCCTACCAGCCGCTGCCGACGGGTCCGCGCACCGCGATCGTCGGGAACTCGTCGGTGATCGCCTCCCTCGCCGCCAACACGGCGCGCACATCGGGCCTGACCGTCGTGTCGTCGGTGGACCTCGGTCCGGCGGTGAGCCGACAGGAGCTGACCGCGGCCGTCGCCGCGGTGATGACCGATGACGAGATCGACGCGGTGATCGTGGTCTTCGTTCCGCCGGTCGCCGTCGACTCCGCCGACTACGCCCTCGGCCTCATGGAGGCGACCCGCCCGGCCGCCGGCGGTGACGTCCCGGTGAAGCCCGTCGTCACGACCTTCCTCGCGGTGGAGGGCGTCCCCGACGGGCTGTCCAGGACGGGTGCCGACGGCCTACCGGTCCGCGGGTCGATCCCGTCGTACCCGACGCCGGAACGAGCGGCCAGCGCCCTGGCTCAGGCGTGGCGTTACGCGCAGTGGCGTGCGCGCCCGGACTCGCAGCCCGCAGCGATCCCGAACGTGCACCCCGAGGACGTCCGCAGCTTCGTCCGCGAAGTGATGGTGGAGGGGGAGAACCGGGTGCTCAGTGCTCGCGAGGGCGCGTACGTGCTCGAGCAGTACGGCATCGGCGTGGTGCCCTTCCGCGACGTCAACACCATGCACGAGGCGTCGGCCGCGGCCCGCGAGCTGGGGTTCCCGGTGGTCGTGAAGTCGACGTCGCCCGACTGGGTCGGCCGCGTGGACCGCGAGGGCGCCCGACTCGACCTGTCCGATGCGACGGCCGTGATCAACGCCTTCAACGAGTTGCAGGCGCTCACCGGCGAGTCCGCGCTGCAGGTGCAGCGGATGGCGGCGAAGGGCGTCGGGCTGTACATCGGCGTCACGGACACGCCGTCGTACGGTCCGCTGATCTCGTTCGGGCTGTCGGGCCGGTTGTTCGAGGCGCTCGGCGACCGCAGTCACCGCTCCATCCCGCTCACCGAGCACGATGCCCGTGAGCTCGTCGACGAACCCAGCGTGCAGGTGCTGCTCGGGGAGGACGGTACCGACCCGGCACGGCTGGTGGATCTGCTGCAGCGGGTGTCGGCGTTGATCGACGACGTCCCGGAGATCCGCGAACTGCGCCTGGACCCGATCCTGACCTCGCCGGAGGGAATCGCGGTGCTCGGGTCGCAGATAGAAGTGGGCCCGGTGCCTACTCTCGCAGACACCGGGCCCCGGCGGTTGGGCTGATCTGGAGGGGGATCGTTCAGCCCGACCGCCCAGCTCTCAGCGGTCAGCTGGCATAGGCGCGCAGCTTCTCGGCGCGATCACCCTGCCGCAGCTTGCCCATCACCTCGCGCTCGATCTGACGCACGCGCTCGCGCGACAGACCGAATGCCCGGCCGATCTGGTCGAGCGTCCGCGGCTGGCCGTCGTCGAGGCCGTAGCGCATCGTGATGACCTGCATCTCGCGCTCGTCGAGCGTCGAGAGCACCGTCCGGATGTCCGAGTGCAGCAGGTTCGCGATGACGACGGTCTCGGCCGAGGTGGCCTCGGCGTCCTCGATGAAGTCGCCGAGCGGCGCCTCCTCGTCGTTGCCGACCGGCATGTCCAGGCTCACCGGGTCGCGGCTATGATCCATCAGATCGGCGATCTTGGCGGCCGGGATGCCCGACTCCAGCGAGATCTCCTCGTCGGTGGCCTCGCGGCCCAACTGCTGGTGCAGCTCGCGGCGGATGCGGGCGATCTTGTTGACCTGCTCCACGAGGTGGACGGGGAGTCGGATGGTCCGGCTCTGGTCGGCCATGCCGCGGCTGATCGCCTGGCGGATCCACCAGGTGGCATAGGTCGAGAACTTGTATCCCTTGGCGTAGTCGAACTTCTCGACCGCGCGGATCAAGCCGAGGTTGCCCTCCTGGATCAGATCGAGCAGCGGCATGCCGCGGCCCGTGTACCGCTTCGCGAGCGACACGACCAGACGCAGGTTGGCCTCGAGGAGGTGAGCGCGGGCCTGCTCGCCCTGGCGGACCAGAATCGCGTAGTCGCGCTTCTTGGCAGGCGACAGACGCTTCTTGGTGGCCAGGAGGTGTTTCGCATAGAGCCCGGCCTCGATGGCCTTGGAGAGGTCCACCTCCTGCTCGGCGTTCAGCAGCGCGGTGCGGCCGATCCCGTTGAGATACACGCGAACGAGGTCGGCGGACGGCGACTGAGCATCAAGATCCGCCTCGGTCAGCGCGGGGCGAGTACGGGTGGATCGTGCTTCGGACGGGCGGGCAATCGTCGAGTGAGCCATGCGACCTCCTGGAGATGCGATTCATCGTGCGTTCACCAGGTCCAACGCCGTCGGTTCCGGAAAGGTTCCCGAAGTTGCTGAGAAGTCGCTAAGGATACCGGATCTTCGGCGTCAGGCCAGATGACTGTGACAACGTCACAGCGCGCGGATCTGTTCCCGACGGTCCCGGACGGTGCACTCAGGCGGTGGTCGGTCTCGGGGTCAGGACCACCGGGCCGTCGTCGGTGATCGCGATGGTGTGCTCCGAGTGCGCGGTGTTGCTGCCGTCGGCCGAGCGGATGGTCCAGCCGTCGGGGTCGTAGACGATCTCGTCGGTCCCGATGGCCCACCAGGGTTCCAACGCCAGCACCAGCCCGGGCTTCAGCACGAGCCCCTGACCGCGACGACCGAGGTTCGGCACGTGCGGATCCTCGTGCATGGTGCGCCCGAGTCCGTGGCCGCCGAAACCGGTGTTGACGCGGTAGCCGTCGGAGAGCGCGACGGCGCCGATCGCGAAGCCGATGTCGCCGAGCGTTCCGCCCGGGACGGCGGCGGCGATGCCGGCGTCGAGGGCTCGACGAGTCGAGTCGATGAGGCGGGCATCGGGATCGCCGGGACGGGAGGCGACGTCGTCGTCGAAGCCCACCTGCACGGTGGTCGCCGAGTCGGCGACCCAGCCGTCGATCGAGACCGCGAAGTCGAGCGTCAGGACGTCGCCCTTCGCGAGCGTGTGGGGACGCGGGAGTCCGTGCAGCACACCGTCGTTCACCGACAGGCAGATCACGTTCCGGAACGGTCCGTCGCCGAACGACGGGGCGTAGTCCCAGTAGCAGCTCTCGGCGCCGCGGGCCTTCACCATCGCGCGGGCCCGGTGCTCCAGATCCATCACGTTCACGCCCGGCTCCGCCATCGCCGAGAGTTCGGTGAGCACGTCGGCGACGAAGCGTCCGGTGACGGCGATCTGCTCGATCTGGGCGGGTGTCTTGAGTTCGATGGCGGATCCTCTGCGTCGTGGGCTTCCTGATCGACGGGCGAAGGCGCGGTCGAAGGCGCTACGCAGTCCCATCGTCGTCCTTCTGTTCGTCGTTCCTCGGGTCGGCGTCGTTCTTCGCGTCGGTGCGGGGCTCGGTGGGGATCTCCTCATCCGTGCTGTCCTCCACGTCCAGATCCAGGACGGGGTGGTCGGAGTCGTCGTCGAACCCCGGCGTCCGCGGCGTCTCGGGCTCGACGGTCAGCGACGGCTGCACCGGGTGGGCGCTGCCGTAGTGGTACAGCGGAACCTCGCCGCGCGGACGCGGGGCTCGGTCGTTGGCCTTCAGGACCGCGATCCACGGAATCGGAATGGAGGCGACGATGATGGCGACCGCGATCCATCCGTTCTGGGTGACCCCGTAGACGATCGACGCGATGATCAACGCGGGGATGCGAATGCTCATCATGATGAAGTAGCGGCGTTTTCGGGCGCGGAACGCGGCGTCACGGTCGGGTTCGGCGCTGGTGATCAGAAATTCGTCGGCGTCCCCGTCGTGTTCTCGTCGCTCGTCCATGCCTTCGATTCTGGCACGCTGGGTGGCGATGGCTTCTGTCACAATGGTCGTCATGGCTACACAGACGATCGAACGTCCGGACATCGACGAACGGACACAGAAGGACGACGACGCCCCGAAGTTCTTCCACTACGTGAAGAAGGACAAGATGGCCGAGAGCGCCGTCATGGGCACGCACGTCGTCGCGCTCTGCGGTGAGGTCTTCCCGGTCACCAAGGCGGCCAAGCCCGGTTCGCCGGTGTGCCCCAAGTGCAAGAAGATCTACGAGAAGCTGAAGAAGTAGTCGCTACGACCGCGGGTCGTCGCTGTGCGACGCCCCGTGGCCGTTCAGCGCCCGATTCCGGAGCGTGTCGGTGAGTTCGATGGTCTGCGTCGAGACCCAGTTCCGGACCACTCCGCCCTGCCCGTGCGACGGCCACAGCTCCTCGGCCGCGG is part of the Gordonia phthalatica genome and harbors:
- a CDS encoding DUF3099 domain-containing protein → MDERREHDGDADEFLITSAEPDRDAAFRARKRRYFIMMSIRIPALIIASIVYGVTQNGWIAVAIIVASIPIPWIAVLKANDRAPRPRGEVPLYHYGSAHPVQPSLTVEPETPRTPGFDDDSDHPVLDLDVEDSTDEEIPTEPRTDAKNDADPRNDEQKDDDGTA
- a CDS encoding DUF3039 domain-containing protein, translated to MATQTIERPDIDERTQKDDDAPKFFHYVKKDKMAESAVMGTHVVALCGEVFPVTKAAKPGSPVCPKCKKIYEKLKK
- a CDS encoding bifunctional GNAT family N-acetyltransferase/acetate--CoA ligase family protein, encoding MTENPESTVNPESTVNPESTEQQALPREYPRQWTADVLASDGGVVHLRPIVPADADLLVAFHNGLSERTRYMRYFGPTPTLPPREVVRMTTVDYRNRVALLAFLGDEVIAMGLYEGLAADGKPDSAEVAFVVADDHQGRGLGPVLLEHLAGAAAENGFTRFEAEVLSENPNMVAVFRDAGYQINRAFDGSTVHVEFLIDPTEALTSVRNARERASEARSVANLLRPQAVAVIGASTDSKKVGNVILANILAAGFTGPVFPVNGAGVVPAEEPERAVPGRSARQPRSKKREAPPSVRGIRSYPTVRDIPDPVDLAVIAVPAAGIDQVLDDCLAKGVRTLVVVSAGFGERGTAGLENEKRLAEQVRQHGMRLVGPNALGVVNNHHEIALNASLAPRIPGAGRVGFFCQSGALGIAILDTAAHRQLGLSTFVSAGNRADVSGNDVLQYWDTDDDTDVVLLYLESFGNPRKFGRIARRVASKKPIVAIKSGSGAMSPTHVQRTGPVRDDRIAQMVLEQAGVIQVETIAELFDCATVLAYQPLPTGPRTAIVGNSSVIASLAANTARTSGLTVVSSVDLGPAVSRQELTAAVAAVMTDDEIDAVIVVFVPPVAVDSADYALGLMEATRPAAGGDVPVKPVVTTFLAVEGVPDGLSRTGADGLPVRGSIPSYPTPERAASALAQAWRYAQWRARPDSQPAAIPNVHPEDVRSFVREVMVEGENRVLSAREGAYVLEQYGIGVVPFRDVNTMHEASAAARELGFPVVVKSTSPDWVGRVDREGARLDLSDATAVINAFNELQALTGESALQVQRMAAKGVGLYIGVTDTPSYGPLISFGLSGRLFEALGDRSHRSIPLTEHDARELVDEPSVQVLLGEDGTDPARLVDLLQRVSALIDDVPEIRELRLDPILTSPEGIAVLGSQIEVGPVPTLADTGPRRLG
- the map gene encoding type I methionyl aminopeptidase, translating into MGLRSAFDRAFARRSGSPRRRGSAIELKTPAQIEQIAVTGRFVADVLTELSAMAEPGVNVMDLEHRARAMVKARGAESCYWDYAPSFGDGPFRNVICLSVNDGVLHGLPRPHTLAKGDVLTLDFAVSIDGWVADSATTVQVGFDDDVASRPGDPDARLIDSTRRALDAGIAAAVPGGTLGDIGFAIGAVALSDGYRVNTGFGGHGLGRTMHEDPHVPNLGRRGQGLVLKPGLVLALEPWWAIGTDEIVYDPDGWTIRSADGSNTAHSEHTIAITDDGPVVLTPRPTTA
- a CDS encoding sigma-70 family RNA polymerase sigma factor, coding for MAHSTIARPSEARSTRTRPALTEADLDAQSPSADLVRVYLNGIGRTALLNAEQEVDLSKAIEAGLYAKHLLATKKRLSPAKKRDYAILVRQGEQARAHLLEANLRLVVSLAKRYTGRGMPLLDLIQEGNLGLIRAVEKFDYAKGYKFSTYATWWIRQAISRGMADQSRTIRLPVHLVEQVNKIARIRRELHQQLGREATDEEISLESGIPAAKIADLMDHSRDPVSLDMPVGNDEEAPLGDFIEDAEATSAETVVIANLLHSDIRTVLSTLDEREMQVITMRYGLDDGQPRTLDQIGRAFGLSRERVRQIEREVMGKLRQGDRAEKLRAYAS